From the Prosthecodimorpha staleyi genome, one window contains:
- a CDS encoding phage late control D family protein codes for MFRRPIVRVWGPTGRDLAGIWGQSLVSVKVTDNRGYESDTAEIVLRAEPPGWSFPSKGTLYRVELAWSDGGPAFVGQYTVQRVGGGGDPGSGTTLRVTCRAADMVDKLKEVGSTHYDQKTAGDIFRDIASKAGLSAVVAPEIAGIQMPYRLRWQQSAIDFATALGDDVGAMVKAQMGRLVVTKRGEGKSAGSSSLPPVEVRYDPNYRFEAEIEPRPQDSEMGGDWYDPAQAQRRREKVQPGYSAGRHALMHPYPSQGEAKLGAEAAGREHGRNSGSGSFEMPGNPLAVAEAPVICSGFGADIDRTEWVCSSAEHVVEPEKGWITTVQVETKGSGDGKKK; via the coding sequence ATGTTCCGGCGGCCGATCGTGCGCGTCTGGGGCCCCACGGGGCGCGACCTTGCCGGCATCTGGGGCCAGTCGCTGGTCTCGGTGAAGGTGACCGACAACCGGGGCTATGAGAGCGACACGGCAGAGATCGTGCTGCGGGCCGAGCCGCCGGGCTGGAGCTTCCCGTCCAAGGGCACGCTTTACCGGGTCGAGCTGGCCTGGTCCGATGGCGGACCGGCCTTCGTCGGCCAGTACACGGTGCAGCGGGTCGGCGGCGGCGGCGATCCGGGCTCAGGCACAACGCTGCGGGTGACCTGCCGGGCGGCCGACATGGTCGACAAGCTCAAGGAAGTCGGCTCGACGCACTACGACCAGAAGACCGCCGGCGACATCTTCCGCGACATCGCCTCGAAGGCCGGGCTTTCGGCCGTGGTGGCGCCGGAGATCGCCGGCATCCAGATGCCCTACCGGCTGCGCTGGCAGCAATCGGCGATCGACTTCGCGACCGCGCTCGGCGACGACGTGGGCGCGATGGTGAAGGCGCAGATGGGGCGCCTGGTCGTGACCAAGCGGGGCGAGGGCAAGAGCGCCGGCAGCTCGTCCCTGCCACCCGTCGAGGTCCGCTACGACCCCAACTATCGCTTCGAGGCCGAGATCGAGCCGCGGCCGCAAGACAGCGAGATGGGCGGCGACTGGTACGACCCGGCGCAAGCCCAGCGTCGTCGGGAGAAGGTCCAGCCGGGCTATTCGGCCGGGCGTCATGCCCTGATGCACCCCTATCCGAGCCAGGGCGAAGCCAAGCTCGGCGCCGAGGCGGCCGGGCGGGAGCATGGCCGGAACTCAGGGTCGGGCTCGTTCGAGATGCCCGGCAACCCGCTCGCGGTCGCCGAGGCGCCGGTCATCTGCTCGGGCTTCGGCGCCGACATCGACAGGACCGAGTGGGTCTGCTCCTCGGCCGAGCACGTCGTCGAGCCCGAGAAGGGCTGGATCACGACCGTCCAGGTCGAGACCAAGGGGAGCGGAGACGGGAAGAAGAAGTGA
- a CDS encoding tail protein X — MTSYTVPGDEERLDRIARAIYGSERGGTVEALLEANPGLAAHGPFVPGGTVIEVPPAPEPVVATVVRPWE; from the coding sequence GTGACCAGCTACACGGTTCCCGGCGACGAGGAGCGGCTCGACCGGATCGCCCGGGCGATCTACGGCAGCGAGCGGGGCGGCACCGTCGAGGCCCTCCTGGAGGCTAATCCGGGCCTGGCGGCGCATGGGCCTTTCGTGCCCGGCGGGACCGTGATCGAAGTGCCGCCGGCGCCCGAGCCCGTCGTCGCGACCGTCGTCCGGCCGTGGGAGTGA
- a CDS encoding phage tail protein, with product MRVLVSIGGARLERLGLNPGRLSMRAEARVPGTATWYATDYQFTGVGDQTVTIQARTLPHFMGGLDAITTLLGHLRANRPVNYIRMGRNFAASVGGLVGIKALQIDEERLHPADGVGRIVEVQIELVLVSDTGGAFGGFL from the coding sequence ATGAGGGTGCTGGTGTCGATCGGCGGGGCGCGGCTGGAGCGGCTCGGGCTGAACCCGGGCCGGCTGTCGATGCGGGCGGAGGCCCGGGTGCCGGGCACCGCGACCTGGTACGCGACCGACTACCAGTTCACCGGGGTCGGCGATCAGACCGTGACCATCCAGGCCCGGACGCTGCCGCACTTCATGGGCGGCCTCGACGCGATCACGACCCTGCTCGGCCATCTGCGCGCCAACCGGCCGGTCAACTACATCCGCATGGGCCGCAACTTCGCCGCCTCGGTCGGCGGCCTGGTCGGCATCAAGGCGCTGCAGATCGACGAGGAGCGCCTGCACCCGGCCGACGGCGTCGGCCGGATCGTCGAGGTGCAGATCGAGCTGGTGCTCGTCTCGGACACCGGTGGCGCGTTCGGAGGCTTCCTGTGA